The genomic stretch GCcccacaaaaacaaacaaaattacTAATAACCAAATGACATACTTACCAGAATAAAACACAATTAGGGATTGCAATAACAAGTGATATCATGAGGTAAATTAATTACTAGCTTTAAACTATAGGTTTTTCTCCATTCACAACATAATAGCCAAAACCGTGGAAAATAAATCATATTAGATTAGTATAAAGACGCATAAGAGAATGTGAAAAACAAAAATACCTTCCAAACTATTTCAAAGGGATTGTCGTCAACAACATCAAAAATTACTTCAATAGATTGCAACGATTTGGAAATATAAACAGAGGAAGGTGACGGAAGATCTCCAACTGCCTGCTTGACGGCTTGTTTGTGTGGAAAGTCAAATCAAAGATACATCATGGAGGTCTTTTTATCCCGCTTTATAAGACATTTATGAGGTAGGTCGCGTGAATATGGTTGTTTAAGACAAGACGGAAAAGTGATTCTGCCGTCACGTGGTGACCGTACGGTCTCTCGTGTAACATCCTTCCACCGTTTGCAAACGCATGCGCAAGCGACGATGTTTTGACGGTGCGGCCATTGATCCTCAGCAGCGTCAACTCGTTTAATAATCTTCGCAAGTAAATCCGGCAGCATGGTTGACCAATCAGTTTCGTCCTCCAATTCACGTACGACGGTTCCTTTCCAGTCATCACCAGTAGTAACGAGAGATGGAACCTCCTTAAAGGATCTCGAGAATTTTCCAGATCCAAAAACCTTCATCAACGACATGTGTAATAACAATGGTTCTAGAGAGAGAGAATGGTTCTAGAGAGAGGAGAGGATCCCTAGTTGTGATGTTTGAGGAAAAAGAATGTGACGAAGATGTGCGGCTGTGCAAGGTTGTTGGCGGAAGAAGGTTGTTTGGATGGAGGCGTCTTTACCAGAAACGGAGGGAGATGGGGTGTTATATTGAAGGGTTGGCATGGTGATGAGGAGGGAGTATGTGTGAAGGAGGTAGGTGACGGCGTGGAGAAGGAAATGGGATTTGTGGTGAAAAGACTTAAGGGTTCAAAGAAAGCAATGATGGTCCTCCTGGGAAAGAAGAAGGGGCTTTTctcttattttctttttctttctctaGCCAGAACTCTTTGAGAGGAAAAGTCCTTTTATTATATTTTTTCATCTTACCGTTGGAAGCGATGTActggagagagagagagagagagagagagagagagagagagagagagttttctaaattttatttattttcagaTTTTATTAAATAATAGTATTAATTAAATCCTAATTTTTGATTGGATAAATGGGATAAATGTGGATTACTAATAATAGCCGCTAATTAATTTGAACCGATGGCTTGGATTGAATTAAAGAAACACACACTATTTAAATAAATCAAAATGCATATAATGCCTTCTTTTAGATGACGTAATCGATTTAAAACAATTTtaatcaattgaatcaaataaaattcacaactttttaaataatcatgataaaattaaaataataacatggaaaattctatttatttaatctgactattttgacgaaagaacacaattaaaacgactaaaaatgaataaaagtcgggcaaaaatttgctcaaaaaattaaatcggatgcatgaaaatgatcagtgcgaaatatacttattgaaaaaatacagcgtttctttaaattttgaaataaattttcaccggttaaaaggctcagcCGGTCAAAATGCAACCGTAACAGCTGCTAAAATAAATAACGAGCACACtaggttaaactacgtgaaccgtagattaataatactggtgtctgtaattttaattttgaaagtttttacccgctgatttgtgcacgttcttgagaaaatgattcaaccgatttgtctgtattttcaataaatttattttgactgatattttagttattattcatgatggaatgcatgtcatgctgtgcatatgatgcaaattaaaaatgaaatcgattttacaaaaatttaaatatgcccggacaaaattggggtatgacagctgcccttATTTCATTATattgaactagaaggtaagaatgacaacagtcttcatacattcgtagtggaaggtaattaaatacgaaaagacccaaattttgtcctttgaaaagcaaggaagaaatgcagaaacaaaatgcagtgagaaatagAGTAAGAAAAGGTTATCAGAAGGTAAAATGAAATAGTTAAGACTATCTGGGaatcgtcagaacagtatcttggataTCACAGTTGAGATTTTTCaacaatggaatgatacctcGACTGTACCTAAGACTTTCTGAGTATTAGCATAACAACTTCTTGATTTGAACGCATGAGATTCTCTGGGTATCAATGAAGCAGTATCCCATATGATATAATTGAGATATTCcgacaagggaatgataccttaattgtatctaagactcttcaaggatactaaAGAAGTATCgctaaaaatgaatgagactcttcatattgatgaagcaacatctcgaatagcaaaatgagattctctgtatcgaatcgaagcagcatcttatatgatagaattacGATATTCCGAACAAtggaatgataccttaattgaatctaagactcttcaaggatactagagcagtatctctaaaaaatctggaatgaggctcttcatattgatgaagcagcatctcaaacagcaaaatgagattccctgtatcgaatcgaagcagcatcttatatgatagaattaagatgttccagtcaaaaggaatgatgtcttaattgaatctaagactcttcgaggatactagagcagtatctctaaaaaatctggaatgagactcttcatattgatgaagcaacatctcaaacagcaaaatgagattctttgtatcgaatcgaagcagtatcttatctgatagaattaagatattccagcaagggaaagataccttaattgaatctaagactctccgaggatattagagcagtatctctaaaaaaatctgaaacgagactcttcatattgatgaagcagtatctcaaacagtaaaaatgagattctctgtatcgagtcgaaacagcatcttatatgatagaattaagatattccagtaagggaaagataccttaattgaatctaagactctctggggatattagagtagtatctctaaaaaatctgaaaggagactcttcatattaatgaagcaacatctcaaacagtaaaagtgagattctctgtatcaggtcgaaacaacatcttatctgatagaattaagatgttccagtAAGAGGGAGataccttaattaaatctaagactcttcgaggatacttagagcagtatctcaaaagaaaatctgaaatgagactcttcatattgatgaagcagcatctcaaacagcaaaatgagattctctgtatcgaatcgacGCAGCATCTTATttgatagaattaagatattccggcaagggaaagataccttaattgaatctaagactctccgaggatattagagcagtatctctaaaaaaataagaaacgagactcttcatattgatgaagcagcatctcaaacagtaaaaaagagattctttgtatcgagtcgaaacaacatcttatatgatagaattaagatatttcagtaagggaaaaataccttaatcgaatctaagactcttcgaggatacttagagcagtctctctaaaaaaatctgaaatgagactcttcatattgatgaagcagcatcccaaacaataaaagtgagattctctgtatcgagtcgaaacatcatcttatctgatagaattaagatattcagcaagggaaaaataccttaatcgaatctaagactcttcgaggatacttagagcaatatctctacaaaaatctgaaatgagactcttcatattgatgaagcagcattTCAAATAGTAAAAGTGATATTCTccagataaatgaagcagtatctcgaatagATAAATGATtttcttcagataaatgaagcagtatctcagctgttcgtctgttgggggaattttaagaaaagactccctttgagggagatttactagaaatgctctaCAGGGGAAAAGCTCAGAAGggactttttagggtaacctctgcttggggagtaatgatagcaaagaaaatgctgggaatatcattattaatccTAAAGTTGAAAAACGGTTTGCTGAGAAATACTTCCACGAGCACATGCAGGGAAAtaactttatttggaaatgaGGAATGTCTAAGATATACgtgaatgaccttggatcctgagattttatatttgatttttgtatggTGTTCCATTTTAGATGGGAATACCATGCAGgggatgatgcatgagatgtatgcaagtatgcaaCTGCTGGGGATATTTAGGATGTGCATGGGAATGTAACTGGTTTTTGATTTTGTATAAGGTTATGCATAAGTATGTTGATGATTGATACGACTGTCTTTGATGAATCTTCCTGTTTGGCAggaaaattatgcatgaaatgatgcatgtgaagcatgtgggaatgcaactgggtaattggatgtttttgtagggttttattcTTGACTGCCAATGAGGTTGGACTTTAAATGGGAACTGCCAGATAAGAATTGGTGAAGAAGATTGAACTGCCAAATGCGGACAACACTTGAAGGATATGTTACCAGACgcgaactggtgaaaataattgaaacGTCAGATGGGACtgaatttgttttttttttgtcAGACAGGAACTGATTTTTAATGtaggctaccagacgagaactggtgaaaataattgactaCCAGACGAGGACTGGTATTGAAATAGGTGACCTACtagacgagaactggtattaagagataacTTACCAGACAAGAACTGGTATTTGGCAAATGATTTGTCGTACAAGAACTGATTTTTGATATAGTTtgtcagacgggaactggactttggaataagttgccagacgagaactagactttgaaataaattgccagacgggaactgggctttgaaataaattgccagacgggaattgggcttttgaaataagttgccagatcggaactgggcttttgaaataagttgccagacgggaaatgggcttttgaaataagttgccagacgggaactggactttgaaataaattaCCAGACGAAAACTGGACTTTGAAATGGCCAAGCGATGTTAGGCTTTGGTGTCAGATTTTGTGTTTCAAGGTTTTTCGATTCCAGGTTCATGTTATAGGGTTAGACCCGATGAATTTTATGATATGCATGGTTTTATCTTAGAGCAAAGTGAAATGACTAATGCATGGtgatgatttatgtaatgatttgcaggttttcaaaatGCCCCTGCGTGGGTATTGGAAGAGAAGGTTCTTTGTAGAAAGGCTTCTGTCTTCCAGATGGTTGTTTTATGGGATGATATCATGATTCCCCGACACTTGTCTCAAACTCTATGGTTGCTGACGTGCGACCAAACTTTTTGATTGACCAGCTTGAAAACATGGAGAGGACTTGCTCCTatgtggctcatcttgccccagtttgttgggtctttgcgaacgtttacctcgaaaggatttcgaaagcaattgtaccataatttggagatagattgccccagaattttgatccatgaaaggattTATCCTTGGTTAACCGACTCTTAGAGCGGTTGACTTTTCAGTGCTATTGAGGTAGCTTGCCCCGATATGAGCGTTAAAGAGATTTAACTCACCCTAACCGAACATTGAAGGGGTCTGCCCCTGACCCACAGAACCTCTAGGTGGTCTGCCCCTAGTTAATAGATTTCTGAGATGATTTACTCCGGATCAAATGATTCTTGAAATGACTTGCCCCTGATTAACAGATG from Lathyrus oleraceus cultivar Zhongwan6 chromosome 7, CAAS_Psat_ZW6_1.0, whole genome shotgun sequence encodes the following:
- the LOC127103084 gene encoding tubby-like F-box protein 7; the protein is MSLMKVFGSGKFSRSFKEVPSLVTTGDDWKGTVVRELEDETDWSTMLPDLLAKIIKRVDAAEDQWPHRQNIVACACVCKRWKDVTRETVRSPRDGRITFPSCLKQPYSRDLPHKCLIKRDKKTSMMYL